In Mycobacterium stomatepiae, the following are encoded in one genomic region:
- a CDS encoding beta-ketoacyl [acyl carrier protein] synthase domain-containing protein — translation MSERGLEPIDIDPIVIVGMAVEAPGGIDTADSYWDMLAHGREALGPFPADRGWSVADLLAGSRRSGFKQIHDRGGFLSGAATFDPEFFGISPREAIAMDPQQRVTLRVSWRALENSGINPDDLAGHDVGCFVGASMTGYGPEMAEFSRHSGHLLAGTALSVISGRVAYTLGLTGPALTLDSSCASALVAFHVAVRALRDGDCDLALAGGVNVLGSPGFFVEFSKQHALSDDGYCRPYSAQASGTVWAEGSAMFVLQRKSAALRADRQIIAEVRATAVNQDGRSAGLSAPSEEAQVRLFRRAITQAGITPEEVGMIEGHGTGTRLGDRTELRSLAETYGDTEPGSGALLGSVKSNVGHSLAAAGALGLAKVLVSAAHGAIPATPHATEASPEIDWEGQGLRLAQTLTPWPVIAGRRTAVASAFGIAGTNAHLIVSMPEVA, via the coding sequence ATGTCTGAGCGCGGGTTAGAACCCATCGATATCGACCCCATCGTGATCGTCGGGATGGCCGTCGAAGCACCCGGCGGCATCGACACCGCCGACAGCTACTGGGACATGCTGGCACACGGTCGCGAAGCGCTAGGCCCGTTTCCGGCCGACCGCGGCTGGTCGGTCGCCGACCTGCTCGCCGGATCGCGTCGCAGTGGATTCAAACAGATCCACGACCGCGGTGGATTCCTCAGCGGGGCAGCAACATTCGACCCGGAATTCTTCGGCATCTCGCCGCGCGAGGCGATCGCGATGGACCCACAGCAGCGGGTGACGCTGCGGGTGTCTTGGCGCGCGCTGGAGAACAGCGGCATCAATCCCGACGACCTTGCCGGCCACGATGTGGGGTGCTTTGTCGGCGCGTCCATGACCGGCTACGGGCCCGAGATGGCCGAGTTCTCCCGCCACAGTGGCCATCTGCTCGCCGGGACGGCGCTGAGCGTGATCTCGGGCCGGGTCGCGTACACGCTGGGCTTGACCGGTCCGGCGCTCACCCTCGACTCCTCGTGCGCGTCGGCGCTGGTGGCCTTCCACGTTGCGGTGCGCGCCCTGCGCGACGGCGACTGCGACCTGGCGCTGGCCGGTGGGGTCAATGTGCTGGGCTCGCCGGGTTTCTTTGTCGAGTTCTCCAAGCAGCATGCGCTCTCCGATGACGGTTACTGCCGTCCGTACAGCGCGCAGGCCAGCGGCACGGTGTGGGCCGAGGGATCGGCAATGTTTGTGCTGCAACGCAAATCGGCCGCGCTGCGGGCCGACCGGCAGATCATCGCCGAAGTCCGTGCCACCGCCGTCAACCAGGACGGCCGCAGCGCGGGCCTGTCCGCCCCCAGCGAGGAGGCGCAGGTCCGGCTGTTCCGCCGCGCGATCACCCAAGCCGGGATCACGCCCGAGGAAGTCGGGATGATCGAGGGGCACGGCACCGGTACCCGGCTCGGCGACCGCACCGAATTACGTTCGCTGGCAGAAACATACGGCGACACCGAACCCGGCTCCGGAGCGCTGCTGGGTTCGGTGAAATCCAACGTCGGCCACTCGTTGGCCGCCGCCGGCGCGCTCGGCCTGGCCAAGGTTCTCGTCTCGGCCGCACATGGCGCCATCCCCGCCACCCCGCACGCCACCGAGGCCAGCCCCGAAATCGACTGGGAAGGACAGGGTTTACGCCTAGCGCAGACTCTGACGCCCTGGCCGGTGATCGCCGGCCGACGGACGGCCGTGGCGTCGGCATTTGGGATCGCGGGCACCAACGCACATCTGATCGTCTCCATGCCTGAGGTGGCGTAG
- the mbtD gene encoding mycobactin polyketide synthase MbtD, whose protein sequence is MLDRVLPDGRVPVLFSSHDKELIRRDAAAILDYLDRTGNAAPDVAAAIASTLLRLRRVRRHRAVLRAGDRTELLDGLTALAGDEEHPLITWSAKTSTPRIAFVLPGQGNQWQGMGADAYRRLPAYRETADECGAAFVAAGLPSPLPYLTDELEQNWSRTQIQGAQFTHAVSLAAAWRNHGVVPEVAIGHSLGEVAASYVAATITLPDAVRLVGARATVVDRLTGRYAMVVLGVGVEEAESLLADAPGWLEVSAVNGPSSTVVSGDHDAVAAAVQLAERRGIFNHQLSVDYPGHTSALRPLRTPLIELVPDSVFRRGDARFVGSTFGTEVELDTDFSEYWYENLCGTVQFDRAVRHAQKLGVDTFVELSAHPSLLYPLADIVDEESAVIVGSGHRDKSITDSLSANIAAVAAADPGSRWANAIPNGIQPPLPRFPNAPMRAVHLWATPEPLTDTVAVPVLTAAVEDWRQVTSPTASGATGCAIGFFGETAASDLTRQLIDTVAALNGCWAVPLHEAEVVVVIAPELHELDALAAIDQIAGRADAGLPDYAAIIGPRCRAVWLLTVGAEQVDRDEPDVSPAQAALAAMHRSVGFEFPDQAFGHLDLPGRDVDAPTALAAVDVLIGDGAEIALRGTELPRRYVRTFRECGGSATSRPLDAAALDNVVITGGSGAIGLQYARYCIEHGARTVILLSRNGVDPDALARLSENSDAVVHAPLCDITDPAAVSAVAFEYGGPGASLLIHTAGIAKALLREELTGTDVAEVCDAKVRGLVVLAEAWPTQPDCRILACSSVFGVWGGYHHAAYAASNRMLDVLAAQLRARGRDCVAIRWGLWQAAGVVGANEITRTERSGLIAMDPELAIEASLYGYDGDPLIFDAEFDRLAVFFESQGMPTPFTGSGSGESSERDNGSAAKPLAEVVRAELAATLHLGDSSSIDPSASLIDLGVDSLLALDLRKRLRRTVGSSVPVARMLGGITVHELITALSAGGAGGPKAPPRLGAGAAGIGPQHTTLPMLERLDS, encoded by the coding sequence GTGCTCGATCGTGTGTTGCCCGACGGCCGTGTGCCGGTGCTGTTCAGCTCGCACGACAAGGAGCTGATCCGCCGAGATGCGGCGGCCATCCTGGACTATCTGGACCGCACCGGTAACGCCGCACCGGATGTGGCTGCGGCGATCGCGTCGACCCTGCTGCGGCTGCGGCGAGTGCGACGTCACCGCGCGGTGCTACGCGCGGGCGATCGCACCGAACTCCTCGACGGCCTGACCGCGCTCGCCGGCGACGAAGAGCACCCCCTGATCACTTGGTCCGCTAAAACCTCGACGCCGCGGATCGCGTTCGTTCTTCCCGGCCAGGGCAACCAATGGCAGGGGATGGGCGCCGACGCTTACCGGCGGCTGCCGGCCTATCGGGAGACCGCGGACGAGTGCGGAGCGGCGTTCGTCGCGGCCGGGCTGCCCTCACCGCTGCCGTACCTGACCGACGAGCTGGAGCAGAACTGGTCGCGGACCCAGATCCAGGGAGCGCAGTTCACGCACGCGGTCAGCCTGGCCGCGGCGTGGCGAAACCACGGGGTGGTTCCCGAGGTCGCCATCGGGCACAGCCTCGGCGAGGTGGCGGCGTCGTATGTGGCCGCCACCATCACGCTGCCGGACGCGGTCAGGTTGGTCGGTGCGCGCGCGACCGTCGTCGACCGGCTGACCGGACGGTACGCGATGGTGGTGCTCGGAGTGGGCGTCGAAGAGGCGGAGTCGCTGCTGGCCGATGCACCGGGTTGGCTGGAAGTGTCGGCGGTCAACGGGCCGTCGTCGACCGTGGTGTCCGGTGACCACGACGCGGTCGCCGCCGCGGTGCAACTGGCCGAGCGCCGGGGCATCTTCAATCATCAACTGTCGGTAGACTATCCGGGCCATACCAGTGCGCTGCGGCCGTTGCGCACGCCGCTGATCGAGCTGGTACCCGATTCGGTCTTTCGGCGCGGGGACGCGCGGTTCGTCGGCTCCACGTTCGGTACCGAGGTGGAACTCGACACCGACTTCTCCGAGTATTGGTATGAGAATCTCTGTGGCACGGTGCAATTCGATCGCGCCGTGCGGCACGCGCAGAAACTCGGGGTCGACACGTTCGTCGAGCTGTCCGCTCACCCGTCGCTGCTGTATCCGCTCGCCGACATCGTCGACGAGGAGTCGGCCGTGATCGTCGGGTCGGGGCACCGCGACAAATCCATCACTGACTCGCTGTCTGCGAACATCGCCGCCGTCGCGGCCGCCGACCCGGGTAGCCGGTGGGCCAACGCGATTCCGAACGGGATCCAGCCGCCGCTGCCGCGGTTCCCGAACGCGCCGATGCGGGCGGTGCATCTGTGGGCGACACCGGAACCGCTGACCGACACGGTCGCGGTTCCCGTGCTGACCGCCGCCGTCGAGGACTGGCGGCAGGTCACGTCACCGACCGCCTCCGGCGCAACCGGTTGTGCCATCGGCTTTTTCGGCGAGACCGCCGCGAGTGACCTGACCCGGCAACTGATCGACACCGTTGCCGCCCTCAACGGTTGCTGGGCGGTCCCGCTGCACGAGGCCGAAGTCGTCGTGGTCATCGCCCCGGAACTCCACGAGCTGGATGCGCTGGCGGCGATTGACCAGATCGCCGGCCGGGCCGACGCGGGTTTACCCGACTACGCCGCGATCATCGGACCACGCTGCCGCGCCGTCTGGTTGCTCACCGTGGGCGCCGAACAGGTCGATCGCGATGAACCGGACGTCTCACCGGCACAGGCCGCGCTGGCCGCGATGCACCGCAGCGTCGGTTTCGAATTCCCGGACCAGGCCTTCGGGCACCTGGACCTGCCCGGCCGCGACGTCGACGCCCCGACCGCGCTCGCGGCCGTCGACGTGTTGATCGGTGACGGAGCCGAGATCGCGTTGCGGGGCACCGAATTGCCGCGACGCTATGTCCGGACGTTCCGTGAATGCGGCGGATCGGCGACCAGCCGGCCACTGGATGCCGCCGCGCTGGACAATGTGGTGATCACCGGTGGTAGCGGCGCGATCGGCCTGCAATACGCACGGTACTGCATCGAGCACGGGGCGCGCACCGTTATCCTGTTGAGCCGCAACGGTGTTGACCCGGACGCGTTGGCGCGGCTGTCGGAGAATTCCGACGCGGTGGTCCACGCCCCGCTGTGCGACATCACCGATCCCGCCGCGGTGTCCGCCGTCGCCTTCGAATATGGCGGCCCCGGTGCGTCATTGCTGATCCACACCGCCGGCATCGCCAAAGCGCTGCTGCGCGAGGAACTCACCGGCACGGATGTGGCCGAGGTATGTGACGCGAAGGTTCGCGGACTGGTGGTGCTGGCCGAAGCCTGGCCGACGCAACCCGACTGCCGGATTCTGGCCTGCTCGTCGGTGTTCGGCGTCTGGGGCGGCTACCACCACGCGGCGTACGCGGCCTCCAACCGGATGCTCGACGTCCTGGCCGCCCAGTTGCGGGCCCGCGGCCGGGATTGCGTGGCGATCCGGTGGGGACTGTGGCAGGCCGCCGGTGTGGTGGGGGCCAACGAGATCACCCGCACCGAGCGTTCCGGTCTGATAGCGATGGACCCCGAACTGGCGATCGAAGCTAGCCTGTACGGTTACGACGGTGATCCTCTGATTTTCGACGCGGAATTCGACAGGCTCGCGGTCTTCTTCGAAAGCCAGGGAATGCCAACGCCATTCACCGGATCCGGCAGCGGCGAAAGCTCCGAGCGTGACAACGGCTCTGCTGCGAAACCGCTCGCCGAGGTGGTGCGTGCCGAACTGGCCGCGACCTTGCACTTGGGTGATTCGTCTTCGATTGACCCGAGTGCCTCTCTGATCGACCTTGGTGTGGACTCGTTGCTGGCGCTGGATCTGCGCAAACGCCTACGCCGGACGGTGGGGAGCTCGGTTCCGGTGGCCCGCATGCTCGGCGGGATCACCGTGCACGAATTGATCACTGCCTTGAGCGCGGGCGGGGCCGGCGGGCCCAAGGCGCCGCCGAGGTTAGGAGCCGGCGCCGCTGGAATCGGGCCGCAACACACGACGCTCCCGATGCTAGAAAGGTTGGACTCCTAG
- a CDS encoding thioesterase II family protein, producing the protein MTFRDLISMPSTFPSWIKLVPGRSEKSTVGATVVFPHAGAAAASYRVLAAALAAGGDTYIVQYPQRADRLAEPAHETVHDLALGLFEAGPWRSVAPLRLFGHSMGAVVAFEFARVAEERDVDVQKLWASAGPPPCVVAEMPELPTSDDEVLAELADLGGTDPELLADEEFSELLTTAMRTDYQAFNRYDPSPDIRVGTDIHVLGGHDDHRIAIDVLRRWERHTAGSFELSLYDGGHFYVYDHVDAIAARVNADV; encoded by the coding sequence ATGACATTCCGTGATCTGATCAGCATGCCGTCCACCTTCCCGTCCTGGATCAAGCTCGTGCCGGGCCGCAGCGAGAAATCGACCGTGGGCGCCACAGTGGTGTTTCCGCACGCAGGAGCGGCCGCCGCGAGCTACCGGGTGCTGGCCGCCGCGCTGGCCGCGGGTGGCGACACGTACATCGTGCAGTACCCGCAGCGCGCCGACCGGCTGGCCGAGCCCGCCCACGAGACGGTGCACGACCTTGCCCTCGGACTCTTTGAGGCCGGGCCTTGGCGCAGCGTCGCACCCTTGCGGTTGTTCGGGCACAGCATGGGCGCCGTCGTGGCGTTCGAGTTTGCCCGGGTGGCCGAAGAGCGCGACGTCGACGTGCAGAAGCTGTGGGCTTCCGCGGGTCCGCCGCCGTGCGTCGTCGCCGAGATGCCGGAGCTGCCGACCAGTGACGACGAAGTGCTGGCCGAACTCGCCGACCTGGGCGGCACGGATCCCGAGCTGCTTGCCGACGAGGAATTTTCCGAGCTGCTGACCACCGCGATGCGCACCGATTACCAGGCCTTCAACCGCTACGACCCCAGTCCCGACATCCGGGTCGGTACCGACATCCACGTCCTGGGTGGCCACGACGATCACCGCATCGCGATCGATGTGCTGCGGCGCTGGGAACGGCACACCGCCGGGTCCTTCGAGCTGTCGCTGTACGACGGCGGGCACTTCTACGTCTACGACCACGTCGACGCGATCGCCGCACGGGTGAACGCCGATGTCTGA